In Ciona intestinalis chromosome 11, KH, whole genome shotgun sequence, the DNA window AGCCACTTAGCCCGAATGCATATCTGCTGCTTGGTTCACTCGCTATATCCCTGATTTCAGCCATATCTATTCCACCGCCAATACCAACACCAAAGACGGTTATACCGTGAGATTTAACCTGTAAGAACATTAATATCAATTCTGCATCTAATTAAATACTAGGCCTAGGATGTCACTACAACAAAGACAATTCTTAAGGATATAAAGAacgttgttttttaataaaaataagaaaagggacgattaggaaatatagcATATTTCATGTGTATATACTATACTGGCCTTTTAGAACTTAGTAACAGCAGCCGTCTCATATAACTAAATGTACTATATGTTGCTACGAAATatgtacaaacaaaaatcaagcccTAAACaaccaattgtttaataaaatatatatatttcgcctaaatggcatcgtcagtctcttttTCAAATAGAATCAATATTCTACCAGTTTGTTATACTTACAGCGGCAGCTGGCAAAGTCACGTTGTCCATACTTTTCCCATCGgtcaaaacaacaagaaacCTTGGCACGCCCTCCGAGGCAGGTCTTGCCCCATTTGGTGCCAAAAATCCATTTTTCAGGAGGTCATTCAATGCCAAACCGGTCATGGTGCCGCCTTACAACAGAAAAAAAGTGGGCAGTCTTACTCTGTGGTTTGTGAGTTAAAAAACACACTTATTTACTTCCAGTCTTAAACCGTGTAACCACCGGATCGGAGGCAGGCGCGCGAATCATTTTCTATGATTCAAATTAAACCTACCTCTCGGGTATTTGGCACGAAGGATCTGTTTCTCAATTGCCTGGAAGGACATTTGTTGATTGAAACGGCTGTGTATTTCAGATCTTGATGCATAGACTGAAAATCCAACACGGGTGTCGTGAGGTCCGATCTTGAATGCTTTAACCAAGTTGACGAGAAAATGCAAGCTCGTGTTAAAGTCGCGGCTGCCGACACTTCCACTACCGTCAAGGACAAACCAGATGTCAAGTTTATGATGTCCACAAGCTGtggaaatgaatgaatgaatgaatgaatgaatgaatgaatgaatgaatgaatgttactagtttatcctcgcgtggcggaaaatgatagtcgttataacaagaatgttctgtttgaattatatgttacttatttgTCCTCTCGTAATGGCGGGTAAACGAACGTCTtcataacacgagtgttctgtttcacacacaaCGTGCCCGCTTACGTGTTAGTTACCACTTGTGTAACTTAGtgtgtaattaataaaattcatGTTATGAGATTAggtttttattacaatatccATTACATGTGCTATTCGTAGTTTTCGAAGCAAACTCTATAAACTTGGAAGCGTTGCCACCGGGATGGTACACCGTACTCCACCATCTAGCTTGTTGGGAAATCGTTAAAGGGATGCCAGAAGATCCCAAATGCTGTTGGATAAAGATACGAGCGGCGAAAGCGGAACGAATTGGAGAACTGTGTGACATATTTGTGTGTGTGAGTAATTTTGAACCAGGATTCATTTTTTGAGGCACTAATAGTTAGGCTGTGGCAAGATGGTACATGATTCGcattttgtggtaaaaataaatttacagaattatatgtCTGTATTCACACCACTCAAAATgagcgttattaattgttacaaACCAAGATTAGAAAACGTTGGATATTGCACTAACGGTaactatcttaccccacagtattaaaAATGTGCGCGGTTATATACAGACCctgaaactttttatattacctGAAGTCTGAGTTTGAAAAATCAGTATTCGGTTGACCCAAAACACAGTTAGCTCTGGTTATAAGCTGTTGTACCTCTGAACTGAGTTTTCCACGTAAAGTTGACTTTATATGAGGAGATATCTAAAACAACgtgaaatttagaaaaaagtggggaaagatgggacacatttttattctaatttgtcgtcccatttggtagtaaacaaagaaaactcaaagtattataaaaccgtatctttgaAACTTCAATAGACccctgttaattgtttaaaaaacgatcaggatatttggatactatgtgctaaaggtgtcccatcttcccccaccctactatacctctTTTTGGTACTCGATATTTgcataataataacataacataccatttgatttatttgtgCGAGTATACAGTATTGAACgtaagattaaataaaataacaaacggAAAGGAATTATCagcaaaacagaaaaatatacaaatgttAATACCTGCCAAATGCCACCCGAcgaaagattgtttttttcccCCAAATTTGATTCCACCCACGCGATTCTGGACATCAGATTAAAATCGTTTTCGAATCCGCGAACCAAATCTAGTTTCTGCATGGCGGCGCTGACAACTACCTTACCCTTGGAGCCTGGGATCAAAGTCAGATCGACCGGGGAACTGGTGTCAACTTTTCTGTAaggaaaaaaaaacggttttacgaagtttaaaaaaaaattaaacagaacgTAACGTGACATGCCGTGGCATACCAGATAATTCGTAATCGTGTACgagtgtatgaagcagaacaaaACGAATTAaaaactactatatatgtcAAATGTATGTTGTATAAGAAGGCGGATGCGTCATTTTAGTTTGGCTAAACATTTACTTACACAAACTTTTGTCCATTGGAACTTAGCGCTGTCGCAAGAAAAGAGAGAATCAAAACCAACAATTTCATAGCGAACCTGAAGCTCTCAATTTATACCAATATTCGTTTGACTCTGCCGCGGTATAAAATTTCCTATTGCAAAaaagtatagtactgtggggtaagatgggtttgCCGTTAGCGCATagtatctcatatttcctaattgtgtttttaacaattaatacggttttttttataattctgcaaaacttttggtttactaccaaatgagacgataaaatagaatacgGACCATTTTACCTCAGCCTATACCATTACCGTATAACGCGCAATCAAAGTGGCATAAATACACGCATGGaacttataaaaacgtatttttcTGACTGTTTACAAAGTGATAGAAAGACCCTATACTGCTAAGGTGGAAAACTATATGTGCATAAACTTTCGCGACTAGTTTCATCGAAACCAGTTGCGACTTTTATACTGAAAAACCAGCTCTTTCGTGGTGTgatatttttttctcattctaattacttttatattgttaTGCCATGGTCTCTATGTACTGACATATAATATACCGCCTTTTTCGTTTGTTGTAATAACCGCTTATTAGGACAGATAATGTCATGGGAATCTTTCGCGCTTTTGCGAAATAAAGGCGTATAGGATTGCGGGTCTGTCGCACAATACATTTCTACGTATACGGTGATCGCATTGGTTTAAAATGGCAGCTTAGAGGCAATTGCCAACAGtccaaaaaatataacacatttatactttaatttcttaaaagataaaatacattttattttcgtttCTAAAAGctaaaatgtattatttgaAACCTAAGAAGTTGCAGTACCGTTTACCTACTAAAGTATTGTGTATATATACCCTGtatgtaaacaataaattgaaAGTTGAAAccttttattaaataacaacAGATTGTACTTCGGcacttttgttatattttatcaaaagcGTTAATGTTTTCCCAAGGTTGGGCATTTAAATCAGTGTTTAATTTGAAACCGGGTATTACACCAGTTCATATAATATTTGAACAATTATTTGTTATGGGAACAGGTTTGTCGCAAACATAGTATTAAACCTATTGAGTACATACGTGTCTTtggacaaaacacttaacattcattgctttaacccagtgctGGTCACTAATAGGGTGTTTTAATTGCTAGccgtacaaaataaaacagttacccgcagttacatatatggtaactcgcgTATCCATGCGGTTTCCCTTTATTTTTTGCCGCGGTATAAGAAGTACAATTGATCACAACGATATTCATATTATATTACGTATATGTGGATTAGGGTGGAATTTTTAGCAACATACAGCCTCTATTTACGCCTTGCAGATTACCAGATACTGCGTAATGATTGCGCACCGACGCGTGACGTATACCTTGACGTATGCTCTGACGCACATTGTCAATAATTTGGACCGAAAAGCTTTTTTGTACAGATTTTGAATTGCCTGACGTACTTCTATAATATGTGTTTTCGGGTTCGCCTTTCGTAATAACCACATTTATGTGTAAGGTACTATTCGGGTAGATTAAATAAATTGCCATTCGTTCTTTcctaactgttgttttttcctATCAATTTTATGTTGGGTATTTCATTATGAGATAAATACAGATATAGGGCACGAAATATACATCAGAATCTGCCTACACAAACTTAAATATGTGTATGTTCTCACGCAAACTTAGATTTGATTTTTATCGCGAAATGTTTCGGCGTAAATCCATTTTCATAAATCACGTTTTCCATGCAAATGGATCAACGATTTGTTAACagcattaaaacaataatatgcTGGTTATAGTATTTGCATAAatgccaaacataaaaaataaacaattacttAGGGCAGTTTTGCTCTAGATTGAATACCTAATACGTACAGCagggtgggtaagatgggtttcaattttttattgtcctttttgtagtaaacaaaaatacataactatataaccgtagcctcaTAATTGCGTTcttaattgttgaaaatacgattagaaaatatgggttgTAGGTACAAGGTACTAACAACTTCTTATCGTAGCCCACATTATATaatctttataaaaacacGTCCGAATAAAAACTGAGAAAACAAGTTAATTCGGagttataatattttcattttgtgcTGTAATTACTTTGATCTTCGATCTATAATTAGCGAAATTTCCCTACACGCCCACAATATATTGATAAAGGAAATGAACCTATAACACTGAATCCATCTTACGAAGGAATATTACGGTACACGAACTTTCAATAGGTAACTTTAAAGCGTGTGGAAAATATGATTAGTTTCTGACGTCAACCGCAGACGCCAGCCCTATACCACATCAAGCATATATCTACGTGGTAGCATTGTTGCTTTTGCGACCAGAACAACACGTTTGGATATAGCAAAAACCCGAAATTTTCGGCAGCCATTATTGTGACTTGTATAAAAGAGACTTTTACTCCAGGCTTGGTTATGTTcacaattttactttttttaataattaaactaaGTTTAAAGAATAAGAAAGTAGAATATGTTACTCCTTCTGTCACTTTTTTGTGATTCCATCTTTTCAATTATACAatataagatgggacacctttagcacataattttcaaatatcctgatcgtgttttaaacaaatacatcggtctatcggagtcgtaagcatatggttttataatttttaaaatgttctttgtttaatattaaataggacaaaaaaatagtacgaaaagatgtcccattttaccccaacctactatatttgtatgGCCAATTAAGCGTACAtgagttttttaaactacagACTACGCGACGCCAAATACCGATATAACACTACCTGTCAACACGTAGCATTGTAGGTGGTCCAGATGAAGTGATgtcatttattataaaactatatttctAAACCGcgtatttgaatatttattgGATTTCAATTCGATGAATTGAACATACATTAACTTTTATACGCGTGTGTGTAATTGGTAGCTCGCCATAAATTCACTATTATAGATATACCGATATAAATATGCAGTAACTTGTTTACCATCAATTGAAATCTGTAAAAACAATCGTTTATATTTTGAGATTTGGCCAGAATCTAAATTTTATACGCATTGTTAATGTGTGCTTTTGCGTAAtcaattgttaaaatgtgtggatttaattttgtgtttgagTTTTGAGGTATAGGAGAAGATATAtgacacattttaaatatactttctcatcttatttggtagtaaacaaagaacattcaaaaaagtatataaccgtattcctACGAGTTCTACTGACCGTTGTTATAGTTGTTTAAGACACGATaagaatatttcaattttttgtgctaagatgtcccatttcaCTCCACAGAACTATATCGTCAGTGAGTGTTACTCTCAAGCGTATATAAGAAATTAGGAATTCTCGCAGCACGGTTCACTTGCAAAGTCACAACAATATGACCAACAAATACGTACAACTCTATGTACACCcttttaaacagtattttgCTTGTTGcaaagaaaatatgtttttgcatATTACCTTTAACCCTTTTAGTTAAACTTTTACTTAATGCGGAAAAGTGATCGACAAATATAGGTGCGTGGGTTTAAAAAATGCGGGGATTTTGGAAACATTTCGGGGACCATTTCGCTTGCATGCTGGTTGTCGTCAGCggaaaaaatactgtttttttctgaaaaatgCATGTATGTCAGGTCAGGCTCGTCATAGAATTAAAAGCAAGGTAAGGGGATATCGCGTGCAGTGAAGGTGGAACGGTAGTTCATTTCAGAAAGAAAACAACTCGACATACCTTTGATTAGCACCCCCGTGACTGAGCAAACCCATAACTGTAAACAAGCCCACATTGtcagtaatatttaaataaggGAGGTTACGACCACTCTTTCTAATACATCTCCGTAATTTGGCAAACTGTGCTaaaagtataaatacattttttatgacAATGAGCgtaaatttctttttgttgaaataaaatattaaataaatatgaccattttattatttgttcaattaatataaatttcccAAAAACAAAAAGCGCCACTTATTTTGTGTaattacttattttatattttgttatggTAGAATAATATTGTACATATTTAATTCGatatttatttcactttttaatttggtaatcaatttatcttttaattgaaactttataaaatacttcCTAAATCAAAGTTGAATTAGCagtttattttcgtttttctACGTAGTAATTTTCATAATATTATACACGACACcgtttttggtattttaaataattttaataacccAAAATATCTCGTTATTAATTCACCTAAAGTACCGTTAGTGTTAGTCTGTGTAGTTCAAAACGagaaaaagtttaacattttaacatgtAGATCTACAGCGCCACCGTGTGTTTGAAAGAATGTATAAATTTTACCTATCCTAGCATTGCGGGGATACGACAGTTGTTggaacacgggtgttctgttttgcaCACCTCGTGTTTTCTTCCGTTACCATATATCGTGCAGCTATGTTCGTAAAGTTGAATGCATTTCGACTGTATGGCGTATATTAGTGTAGCGGTGATAAAAACAGCTCACCTGCAGATTTCAAAAAAGTTCTGTAACTTTTCTTGGTATTGTGGTTGGTATGTATGATACAGCGTTTTACGGTTTGATCGGTTGGTcttaataattgtgtatttagTTTAATCCGTTTCAATCGCAAGTTCTAACGTTGATAATGTATAAGCTCCATTCTTTTTGAAACTTGTactataacattttaaaattacaaatacatattttttaaaacgtttactcatgattgtataaatacattcacGAAATTCTATTGATGAATATTTCTCTACATATTTTCCTATTCTAGGATCAAAACTATCGATCTAAAATTATTTACGGAAACACTGCAATAATTTCTGGCAGAATGATGCATTTGTTTTGGTCATGTGACTGTGATGTTTTGCTTTACAATGGGCGTactggaatattttaaaaaccatttatatatttcattgcacacatttttttagaGCATACTTAACACTGTAACAAcctaaatgttttaaacacgaaaagttattttaaaggCACTATACAATAAAAGTACAAACAGTTTAGTATCTTATATTTTACAGCCTTAGATTTGATTATTAAACCAAggtgttatatatacattgacaACATGGCAGGCTTGCTTAAATCAATAACTGATGATAAAGCATTGGAAAATAACATGGAGTTATTGCAGCAGGTATAAGCAGCTTATTGTATTGCCTAAAAGTAGCACCTTAAACCACTTAGCACTAGCAGCGAGCACACTGTAAAGTTTGcatactttaattttaaatgactTTGGTAAAGTATTGTAACTTCTTTACCTAcgcaacaacagtcgtaaCAGCCATATGTGTACTGTTTTCACCTTGGGTCTGCTTAGGATTTGGTATAACACTAACAACTTACCTACAGCAGcatacatttttttccttCTTATTAGATTGCACTGAGAGCGTCACTCCAGGATGAAGGCCATTCAATTTATCGCATGATCGCAACTGCACGGATTGGAAACGAATTGTATCAACGAGTTACTGGTAAACGTAAGATTATGGAATACAAAGTAAGTCTGTTAAATGAataagtgtaacttatttatcttgtgCAGTTGGGTAACAACAGTTATCATAAcatagatgttctgtttctttcACTGAGTGCCCGCTAATAAGT includes these proteins:
- the LOC100176726 gene encoding uncharacterized protein LOC100176726; its protein translation is MAGLLKSITDDKALENNMELLQQIALRASLQDEGHSIYRMIATARIGNELYQRVTGKRKIMEYKKQCIANITAFIQNNPKASNNVLKQEVENQIAIFAVNVSTISVLG